TGGCGTTGATGGCCTGACGCACCTGCCCTTCCCAGGCCTGCCGGGTGAACACCCCGGGCACTTCCGCTCGGCTGGAAAACAGCGCTGAGGCATCGGTGTCGCCGACCATCTGCGCCAGACGCAAAGCCGGGGCCTGATTGGCGGCATCAGCGAGGACTTTTTCATAAAGGCTGACTTCGGCATTGCGCTGACCGAGTTGGCTGAGCAGCACTTGCCGGGCCTGGGCCACCAACTTCGGATCGGCCTCAAGGCGCCACTCCGGGTGGGCCGGCAGTTGCTCGGCGTAGAACTTCCAGAGCTCGGGGGTGAGCGCTTGCCAGAGGCCCGGTGAAATACCGTCGCGCTCGGTTTCGGTCTCGCTCAGGGTCTTGGCGAGAAAGGCACTGTCGACCTTGTCCGGACGCGTCAGCATCAAATAAGCCTTGAGCTGATCGTAGGCCTGGGCCGAGAGTTTGCTGCGTAATGGGCTGTCAGCCGGCAGCTTGATCAGACGATTCAGCGCGGCCTGCAGGTTGGCCGCCGCTGGATCGCGCAGCAGCCGCTGATTGGCCTCGACGTAACGCGGCCACAGGGCTTCAAGCAAGGCGTCGTTCTGGTTCAGGCCAAAACGCTGATACCAGGGCGTGCCGTGGGCGGCGCGGTAATCCAGGCGGTCGAGCTCGCGGGTCAACTCGGAAAACGCACGAAGCTGTGGGTCGCCCTGCTCCGCCGTTTGCAGGGTCGCGAGGGAGTTCTGCAGATGGGCGATCTGCGTGCGGTTGCTGGTGAAGGACAGCAGCATGCCGACGCCCCAGACCAAGGCCAGTCCCAAGGCCAACCGATATGCGACCCGCGTCGCTGGCCAGCCGAGGCGTTTAATCCGCTGCTTGCGCCCATTCAACACCCCGGCCCAGGCCGGCTCATGGGGCCAGTGATGATTATTGGATTTTTCCCCGCTGGGCAGCGGCAAACTGAACCACAAACCGCGCAACGGCAGGCTGCGAGCGTACATGCCGAATAACGGTGCCAGGGCTTGGCGCCAACGGGCGATGCCTTCGACCTGGAGATCCCGCGACAGGCGCAGCAGGAAATCGTGTTTGAAGTCCTTGCTCACTTCTGCCCAGCCTTCCTGGCGCAGCGGTTGGATCAACGTCTGCAACGCATCGTCAATGGCTTGCGCGGTCGTTTTTTCTGGCAGCGCGCAACCGACGGCCTGGGTTGGACGCATAGGTTGCGGCCATTGACTGTCGCACACCTGCCACACATGCAGCGGCAACGACCAACCCAGTTTTGTGGCCAGCTCACCCAGACGTGTCACACCATGACTGAGGATTTGTTGTTCTTTGCTCTGTGCGGGTGTCAGGGCCCAGATCACGCCGTCGAGGGCGCGCCAGCGGGTGAGCTGTTGGCACAGTTCGGTGACCGAGGGAGTAAGCGGCGCTTGTACGCTGCCGCCCCAGAGCAGGACGTTGTGTTCGCCGTGCAGCCAGTGGTCCTGGGAGAGATGGGGGGCGATGGCCTGGATTTGTTCAGGCTCGCCGATGACCAGGTACAGACGGGTTTTTCGGCGCCAGAGGGGGCCGTGGTGGAAGCGTAAGTATTTGCCCAGATTGTCCCGAGTAGACGGTTTCCGATTCGCCGAGAGGCCCTTCGTCAACATTGGCGTTGGCAGTTTCGCAATGAAATTAAGCGGCCCAAGCTTTCTCACTGCCAGCACGCCAAGATTGTCAAGGAACAGCATGACCATGCAGGCCGCCAGCAACCCAGCAAACAGCGTCATCCGTTCATGGGAGGTTGTGACGTTAAGAACGGAGTCATCCACCCAAATCAATAGCCCGCCGACTACGAACAGACACATCACCAGCATCCAGACACTAATATGTTTCATGACTGTTCCTTATTAATCTCGACCGGGCGCACGAAGCACCATTGTGGTGAGGCGTCTTGCAGCACGATGAGTTGGGGCAGACTCGACGCCGCCGCGTGTTCGCTGGCTACCACCAGCGCCAAATTGCCGACTGCACTGCCCGGCAAACCCAGTACGTCATCCAGGCGCTTGATGCGATCACCGGCCGGTGAGTAGCCCGCTGCCGTCATCACCTTGCTCATGCGGCACTGGTCCTCTGCGGATACCTGGGTTTGCCAGGAAAAATATGAAGCGTCCGTCTCTGCAACCTGCCCCCAAAGACACGCGTCTTTGAATGAATCGACCTCGTCAGTCATTGCGACCGGACGCTGTACCCAATCGGCAGGCACGACGCTTTCACCGGCACACCACTCAGGCAGCGCCAGCAACACGGCAGACACCGATTCCGCCTGTTCGGCAACGGGCTGCAGGAACAGATGAATCTCCAATGACAGCATCAGTGCCGCAGGCGACGGCTGATCCAGCCAATGGTCCAGCCAAAGCAAACCGTCGTCCTGAGAGGCAAACTCCACTTGATCGAAGACCCGCGCCTGTCCAATACACGCCTGCCACAGGGACAAGACCTGATCGTCAGGCAATACCTGGTTGTGCTTGATCCGCAGGCGCATCGGTGTCTTTTTCACCAGTGCTTGGACATCTTCATCCAGCCCGTCCACCACCTGCTGCAAACGGGCCGTGAGACGCTGCGTATATTCGGC
This region of Pseudomonas fluorescens genomic DNA includes:
- a CDS encoding ImcF-related family protein — its product is MKHISVWMLVMCLFVVGGLLIWVDDSVLNVTTSHERMTLFAGLLAACMVMLFLDNLGVLAVRKLGPLNFIAKLPTPMLTKGLSANRKPSTRDNLGKYLRFHHGPLWRRKTRLYLVIGEPEQIQAIAPHLSQDHWLHGEHNVLLWGGSVQAPLTPSVTELCQQLTRWRALDGVIWALTPAQSKEQQILSHGVTRLGELATKLGWSLPLHVWQVCDSQWPQPMRPTQAVGCALPEKTTAQAIDDALQTLIQPLRQEGWAEVSKDFKHDFLLRLSRDLQVEGIARWRQALAPLFGMYARSLPLRGLWFSLPLPSGEKSNNHHWPHEPAWAGVLNGRKQRIKRLGWPATRVAYRLALGLALVWGVGMLLSFTSNRTQIAHLQNSLATLQTAEQGDPQLRAFSELTRELDRLDYRAAHGTPWYQRFGLNQNDALLEALWPRYVEANQRLLRDPAAANLQAALNRLIKLPADSPLRSKLSAQAYDQLKAYLMLTRPDKVDSAFLAKTLSETETERDGISPGLWQALTPELWKFYAEQLPAHPEWRLEADPKLVAQARQVLLSQLGQRNAEVSLYEKVLADAANQAPALRLAQMVGDTDASALFSSRAEVPGVFTRQAWEGQVRQAINAIAEQRREEIDWVLSDSHHEIAADLTPEQLRQRLTERYFQDYANAWLNFLNGLRWREVKSLGEVIDQLALMSDARQSPLIALMNTLAYQGQAGARGPAFSESLVKSAQKLINQDAVAAIDQQLPGATSPLDPTFGPLLALIGKESENSERLSLAAFLNRVTRVRLKLQQVSNATNPQEMTQALAQSVFQGQNVDLTDTQSYGSLLAASLGAEWDGIGQTLFVQPLEQAWQRVLQPSAAGLNSQWQRSIVNEWHSAFAGRYPFAATTSDASLPMLGQMIRADSGRLEQFLQQQLGGVLRKEGQRWVADTRHSQGLRFNPQFLTAINQLSQLADVLFTDGGLGVSFELRGKGVRDIVDTTFILNGEKHHYFNQRERWQRFTWPGTSNHPGSRLLWTSVYTGERLFADYEGTWGLIRLLEHARITPLNDSDSQMRVQIKAPDNLELTWNLRTELGTGPLELLKLRGFELPTEVFLQEGDKARPVANKGGKK